In Ovis canadensis isolate MfBH-ARS-UI-01 breed Bighorn chromosome 11, ARS-UI_OviCan_v2, whole genome shotgun sequence, one genomic interval encodes:
- the B9D1 gene encoding B9 domain-containing protein 1 isoform X1: MAAAGPSVFLLMVNGQVESAQFPEYDDLYCKYCFVYGQDWAPTAGLEEGISQITSKSQDARRALVWNFPIDVTFKSTNPYGWPQIVLSVYGPDVFGNDVVRGYGAVHVPLSPGRHKKTIPMFVPESTSKLQKFTSWFMGRRPEYTDPKVVAQGEGREVTRVRSQGFVTLLFNVVTKDMRKLGYDTGPPDTQGVSGPSPPQGLPR; this comes from the exons TTTCCTGAGTACGACGACCTCTACTGCAAGTACTGTTTCGTGTATGGCCAGGACTGGGCCCCCACAGCG gggctggaggagggcatctcACAGATCACCTCCAAGAGCCAAGATGCGAGGCGGGCGCTGGTGTGGAACTTCCCCATCGATGTCACCTTTAAGAGCACCAACCCTTACGGCT GGCCGCAGATCGTGCTCAGCGTGTACGGGCCAGACGTGTTTGGAAACGACGTGGTCCGAGGATACGGGGCGGTGCACGTGCCCCTCTCACCTGGCCG GCACAAAAAGACCATCCCCATGTTTGTCCCAGAATCTACATCTAAACTGCAAAAGTTTACCAG CTGGTTCATGGGACGGCGGCCCGAGTACACAGACCCCAAAGTGGTGGCTCAGGGAGAAGGCCGGGAAG TGACCCGTGTCCGCTCCCAGGGCTTCGTCACTCTCCTCTTCAACGTGGTGACCAAGGACATGAGGAAGCTGGGCTATGACACCGGGCCTCCAGACACGCAGGGCGTCTCGGGGCCCAGCCCACCCCAGGGCCTCCCCCGGTGA